The segment acagaaaaaatgtACACAACCTGAAtgtgtttagtgtttttgaattGAGGCACCAGGCACTTAGTGCAGTAGATAGGTCTTCACCGTTGTGttgccagcatcagagcacctcctgagcgcggtggcatcttccccataatacatGGGAATGCATACGAGTGAtgatgggagggggggggagtggCAGGGACTTCACCCCTCatgtctgcagcaagctgctccctgaaggacttctgggtgtgtggcttcgtCCTGCCGGGGTCACCCCTCATCTTGTGCAGCTCCTTGTGGAGAAGGAAGCTGTTCACCACTGCAATGTCCAGAAAATGGTACCCTTTCATGGTTTTGTGGTGAACGCTGTAGTACCCAATCATAGCATCGGACACATCCACGCAGCCCATGCTTCTGTTGTAGTCCACTACAGTGTCAGGAACGGTAACAATCTTAGTCTGCCACACACCAGCCCGTTTCACTTTCCTCCTGACAGTCTGTCCACTGAATCAGAAGATGCAGAGGGAGGCTGAGTTAGTACTGGTGCAGACGTCCGGCGGCGTAGCTTGGATGTTGATGGCTCTGGGGCAACTGTATGCTGATCTGATGCACATCGTAGCTCGGATGAAGCAGATGTTGATGGCTGTGATCCAGAAGCCATTTGATACTCATCTTCGTCactgtgaaaaaaacaaaatcGATTACTTCACTGGCTTATTctttcaaaaatgtaactcaaatcaGAAATAATTCCTCCATTTAGCGTGTGTGAAATAACAGTATACACAAATAGACTGagacaatacagctttatttatgaACAGCTAATAGTCAATGTCTGTAGAACTACAAAACAGCATCCATTTGGCGTGTgtgaaataacagtgtgtgtgtgtatatatatatatatatatatatatatatatatatatatatattagtgctgtcaaaattatcgcgttaacggcggtaattcattttttgaattaattgcgttaaaatatttaacgcatgtgcagaatggcccgccccatacgtgccaccagtggcagcgccagggtatggctggggtatgctacacccataccaagaaatggcttagccccaccatgaaaaatgatgttaaagtaagcaaaataaagtctgccaactcgcgcggagtaaattgcacagacagcagttagtaagattgatttcagtagccacggttttgaaaacttttgtcacgtagtgatcgtcttctcaatagaacatctttgataatgtcttctggccaatcagaatcaagataacggcgtggtgttgttgcaggaagtcccgacggagaatacttttgctgtagtacaggggtgcacataactggtacgcaggttatgtgcataatctgaaatgcgtaccgtcacttgtgtcacaaagtgcatttgcgtaccgaccacttgtgaagcttttccagaaggcggttagatcaccagacgacagagtcggtctccgtgtgcacagacagggctgctgttaacgtcggtctgtacaacggaattttgtcgaaactacgccaaccggctgcggagggagaatccccccttcactggagaactgcgctaaaacagctgatcacaacattcacactctgtggtcaagaAGTACCccatatacataaagaaatggcatattttggacatagttcgaatggtgattaatcatgattaattaatttttaagctgtgattaatctgattaaaaaaaaaaaaaaaaaatgtaatcgtttgacagccctaatatatatagatagactGGGTTGTTATACAATACAGCCTTATTTATATACTGCCGTGTTATATAAAATTAATCTATTTATACGTTCACCAACATGATGTTCCCATTGTTTTAGTTTCTCACGGAACGATAACGCTACAACAACAAAGCGGCGTCCATTTTGTATTTTGCGAGTGTGGAATTACTATAGATTACACCGAATACACAACTAATAGATACAAACAGAGAGAGTACATACAACCTGAGCCCCGgactgcaaaactttatacctactctgcggccatgaatgtaattatggattatcaggaacaattctaaagtgactaagagacattggattaaccttaaacagcgtttttattcccttgaacacgacttttgatcacaaaacaacaactgtaagacataattgttgttatgGTTTAGAacactgttgttgttttcttgctctgttctggctgctagctcagtgagtttgtgtcctacagtgattaTACTTATatcaaaataatctgtggagtattaGCTTTCAgaagatatgtagtttgtgcagaacatattacgttttaaagatcgtttttgctagttagcaccggaagtagcatcagcCCGTTTTCACTAAGGGCTAAtactaacgcttcttgtgagacttgtgttttgtttcggtaaaaatggctcATTTTTTCCCGTTATTTGAGTATAAGACAttcatatgtttttaaatattaagaagcccccAGACGCCGTCTCCTGCAGTGACGCGTTTTTCCCCCGGTATCGGAGGGGGGGGTTAGGGTACTCTGACCTTTTTTTCTCAAGGCCCACTCTTTAAATTACTTTAGTCTCCATGGAAACAAACACTGATGATTCTGATGATGATTGTGTTTTCCCTCAATGACACCATTatgtctctctccatcaggTGGTCTGGGACAGCTCGGGGTGGGACTTGCCAAAATGTTGAGGTAAGATTTCTCAGTAACTATCGAAAATCACATGGTTTGCCAGAAAACCTCTTAGTGCCAAATACTTCCCACAATGTGGGAGTTTCTGGTACATTTTCCAATTGAGTAACCCGAATCCCGATTCACAGAAAGAAGTTTGGAAAGAATAACGTCATCCTGTCCGACATCAGGAAACCTCCCAACAGCGTTTTCCATAGTGGTGAGTCGACTTGTgtttatactgtactgtattctGCTTCCTGAAATTGATCAGATCTGGTCTGCGCAAAGcaccttttttattattatttttaagcaTGGGTGTTTCTGATGACATTTAGTTAATTTGGCAAATGGGAGCATCCACACTCTTGATTGTCGAGACAATCTTTTATCACATAAAATCTTCAAAAATGTGTTAATGTTTTACAAACGTACTACACTTTATTGCCAGATAACACAAACAGTGTTTGCAAATAAGGCCTGTCCagttattgattttttttttttttgtgacctCGTCCTTCTAAAAGTCAAGTAATGAGCTGTCCAAAGACGTAATGAACGTTTGGGCTTTgggtattacattacattacattgcatttagctgacgcttttatccaaagcgacttacaataagtacattcgacatTCGTATTAGAACAGTGTAACTGGACAACATGTCACAGGTTTTaataataaaactaaataatgattaataataataagccTAATTTATAGAGCATTTTTGATACAAGCTCAAATTGCAGTAAAAATACATGATAAAAGattatacgtttttttttttaatcttccaAGGGAAGGGCAGATTTCAGATACTTTATACAACTTAAAGTGAAAGTTTGATTTATAAACATAAAGACACATTTCTTTCGTTTTCAGGCCCCTTCATCTACTCAGACATCCTGGACTACAAGAACCTGCGGGAGATTGTGGTGAACAACCGCATCACTTGGCTGTTTCACTACAGCGCCCTGCTCAGTGCTGTTGGAGAGGCCAACGTGGCCCTGGCGCGCTCCGTAAACATCACCGGTAAGGACGTCATATTCTCGGGTCAAAACACTGAGTTGAAGTGTGTTGTCCTTATGTTTATTTTTCTCGTTGTTAGGGCTTCACAACATCCTGGACATCGCAGCGGAGCACGGCCTGCGTCTGTTTGTCCCCAGCACCATTGGAGCCTTCGGTCCCACTTCTCCCAGAAACCCCACTCCAGATCTGTGTGTGCAGAGACCTCGCACCATCTATGGGGTCTCCAAAGTGCATGCAGAGCTGATGGGAGAGGTGAGAATTCAGATTTATTTATTTCGAAGTAAAACCCCATACACACCAAACGGGTGCCTAGATATTAGGCATTTGACATGGCATTATTCTTCTCTACCAATATTTAACTTGACAAattgtaacatgtaatgtagcaTATTgtttttttccacatttgtaatCAATGTTCTTTTTTGACAGTATTACCACCACCGTTACGGCCTGGACTTCCGCTGTCTCCGCTACCCAGGGATAATTTCTGCTGACTCCATGCCAGGGGGTGGGACAACGGGTGAGAGAGATGAAATTTGAATGGACGTCTATTCCTGTAACCATATAACCAATGTATTCCTGAAAGTTAACGCCACAGGTTCTATTTTTAGACCAGCTGATAACTTGATGCACTATCGCCATACTTTCACTTTCATAACCACAGCCTcatttaatttatttcaaatacCCCTGGActgctttttttaatttatatgtatttgttttaatttcTGTCTCTATCCAGACTATGCCGTCCAGATTTTCCACGATGCGATCAAAAATGGGAAATTCGAGTGCAACCTGAGACCCGACACGCGGCTGCCCATGATGTACATCGACGACTGCCTGCGTGCCACGCTGGAGGTGATGGAGGCTCCCGTTGACACGC is part of the Pseudochaenichthys georgianus chromosome 24, fPseGeo1.2, whole genome shotgun sequence genome and harbors:
- the tdh gene encoding L-threonine dehydrogenase, giving the protein MPVLRALSKVVKQTLLGTPGCSCQPLTVAVRNISFSPRQVTSDASFHSVSFSETDHPKVLITGGLGQLGVGLAKMLRKKFGKNNVILSDIRKPPNSVFHSGPFIYSDILDYKNLREIVVNNRITWLFHYSALLSAVGEANVALARSVNITGLHNILDIAAEHGLRLFVPSTIGAFGPTSPRNPTPDLCVQRPRTIYGVSKVHAELMGEYYHHRYGLDFRCLRYPGIISADSMPGGGTTDYAVQIFHDAIKNGKFECNLRPDTRLPMMYIDDCLRATLEVMEAPVDTLSMRTYNINAMSFTPEELAQELQKQMPELEVTYDVDHVRQAIADSWPMNFDDSNARKEWGWKHDYDLPELIQTMLNYLSSETRVARAN